In Iodobacter fluviatilis, one DNA window encodes the following:
- a CDS encoding TerD family protein, which yields MAISLQKGGNVNLSKEAPSLKKLVIGLGWDPRVTDGSAFDLDGSAFMLKADGKVRADSDFIFYNNLKSTDGSVTHAGDNTSGQGDGDDEKIVIDLALVPADIDKITVGVTIHDAEARKQNFGMVGKAYIRCLDANGDKEIARYDLSEDSSTETAMVFGEIYRAGAEWKFKAVGQGFAGGLAPLARSFGISA from the coding sequence ATGGCTATCAGTCTGCAAAAAGGCGGCAACGTCAATTTAAGTAAAGAAGCGCCTTCCCTCAAAAAGTTGGTGATTGGTTTAGGTTGGGATCCACGCGTTACAGACGGCTCTGCTTTTGATCTGGATGGCAGTGCTTTTATGCTTAAAGCCGACGGCAAGGTTCGTGCTGATTCTGATTTCATTTTTTACAACAACCTGAAATCGACCGATGGCTCTGTTACCCATGCCGGGGACAATACCAGCGGCCAGGGTGACGGTGACGATGAAAAAATCGTGATTGATCTGGCTTTAGTGCCAGCTGACATCGATAAAATCACCGTTGGTGTAACCATCCATGATGCTGAAGCACGTAAGCAAAACTTTGGCATGGTAGGCAAAGCGTATATCCGTTGCCTTGATGCCAATGGCGATAAAGAAATCGCGCGTTATGATCTGTCTGAAGACAGCTCCACAGAAACGGCCATGGTTTTCGGTGAAATCTACCGTGCTGGTGCAGAGTGGAAATTCAAAGCAGTGGGTCAGGGCTTTGCAGGTGGCTTAGCACCGCTGGCACGCTCTTTCGGTATTAGCGCTTAA
- a CDS encoding TIGR00266 family protein, whose product MTVFTATGDVDPFLHVSLQKGDKIYCESDAMVMMEANLDLKGSMNGGIGGAIMRRFANGESFFQQQIEAVRGEGDCLLSPTLPGAMQIVDVGAKQYLLNDGAFVAATSGTEMKVRTQNIGNALFAQSGGFFVMETSGTGQVVVSGFGSMFELDVAPGKDVIIDNSHVVCWDNSLRYEISVTTGNSGGGLGGMLGNLVNSVTSGEGIVLRFSGTGKVFICSRNRDSFAEWLKKKNGG is encoded by the coding sequence ATGACAGTGTTTACTGCGACCGGTGATGTTGATCCGTTTTTGCATGTGTCCTTACAAAAGGGCGACAAGATCTATTGCGAATCTGACGCAATGGTGATGATGGAAGCCAATCTGGATCTGAAAGGCAGCATGAATGGCGGCATAGGCGGGGCAATTATGCGACGCTTTGCCAATGGTGAGTCTTTCTTTCAGCAGCAAATTGAAGCGGTCAGGGGCGAGGGCGATTGCCTGCTGTCACCCACTCTGCCCGGAGCCATGCAAATTGTTGATGTGGGCGCAAAACAATATTTATTAAACGATGGCGCTTTTGTTGCGGCGACATCGGGCACAGAAATGAAAGTGCGTACGCAAAATATCGGTAACGCGCTGTTTGCCCAGTCTGGTGGTTTTTTTGTGATGGAAACCTCAGGTACGGGGCAGGTGGTGGTGTCCGGCTTTGGCTCGATGTTTGAGCTGGATGTGGCCCCGGGCAAAGACGTGATTATCGATAATTCGCATGTGGTGTGTTGGGACAATAGCCTGCGCTATGAGATCTCTGTAACTACAGGTAACTCTGGCGGCGGCCTCGGCGGCATGCTGGGTAATTTAGTCAATAGTGTGACCAGCGGCGAAGGTATTGTGCTGCGCTTCAGCGGCACAGGTAAGGTCTTTATTTGCTCCAGAAACCGTGATTCTTTTGCCGAGTGGCTGAAGAAAAAAAACGGCGGTTAA